In Syngnathus acus chromosome 5, fSynAcu1.2, whole genome shotgun sequence, a genomic segment contains:
- the tmem183a gene encoding transmembrane protein 183A codes for MPKKGNRKRLKFRAVDVCSESVTVADYADSDPAVVKSGRVKKAVANAIEKEVKLLCGLEASHGAVEEVLSSAGNIKIDGLDSSDDLDAEEDGIGETKVIHKKKSKRRKESRESSDGQDYPVDIWLMLSSYIRPEDVCRFSLISRNAWMVTCTTVFWTRLYRRHYRMDVDLPFWLQPDCIDRTCSLRARVIRSLFHLYEPFSSRVAKIPAFPESTPTSLLNSKCLLFWIKKMTGTRPEGLWEFNFKFLKQQNKKNGRAKSLRMPKQYEDVHTNSDSDCYMLQVSTFNFIFTPVVMGMTLNLFTINVSTDMRHHRVRLVFQDSPIQRGRKRGDYGSTQVVLDPVHSVRLVDWWHPQYPLSQ; via the exons ATGCCCAAGAAAGGGAACCGAAAACGGCTGAAATTTCGGGCTGTGGACGTCTGCTCGGAATCGG TGACTGTGGCCGATTATGCTGATTCTGATCCGGCCGTTGTGAAGTCTGGTAGGGTGAAAAAGGCCGTTGCAAATGCAATTGAAAAAGAAG TCAAATTACTCTGTGGCCTGGAAGCATCCCACGGTGCTGTGGAAGAAGTCCTTTCGTCTGCTGGGAACATTAAAATAGATGGTTTGGACAGCAGCGATGACCTGGACGCAGAGGAAGATGGCATTGGTGAAACTAAAGTAATCcacaagaagaagagcaagaGGAGAAAGG AGAGCCGTGAAAGCAGCGATGGACAGGACTATCCGGTGGACATCTGGCTGATGCTTTCTTCTTATATTCGACCTGAAGATGTATGCAGATTCTCACTCATCTCTAGGAATGCATGGATGGTCACATGCACCACAGTTTTTTGGACCAGGCTGTACAGAAG ACACTACCGGATGGATGTTGACCTGCCGTTTTGGCTCCAGCCCGACTGCATTGACAGGACATGCAGCCTCAGGGCTCGTGTGATTCGCTCCCTTTTCCATTTGTATGAGCCGTTCAGCTCACGTGTCGCCAAAATTCCTGCTTTCCCGGAATCTACCCCCACATCTTTGCTCAATTCCAAG tgTTTATTGTTCTGGATAAAAAAGATGACTGGGACTCGACCAGAAGGATTGTGGGAGTTCAACTTCAAGTTCTTAAAGCAG CAAAACAAGAAGAATGGCCGCGCAAAGTCCTTGCGCATGCCCAAGCAGTATGAAGACGTCCACACCAATTCGGACTCTGACTGTTACATGCTCCAAGTCTCAACGTTCAACTTCATTTTCACTCCTGTGGTCATGGGCATGACACTTAACCTG TTCACAATCAATGTCAGCACGGACATGCGCCATCACCGCGTTCGTCTCGTGTTCCAGGACTCGCCGATCCAAAGAGGAAGGAAAAGAGGCGATTATGGCAGCACACAGGTTGTGCTGGATCCAGTTCACAGTGTGAGGCTTGTGGACTGGTGGCATCCACAGTACCCTTTGTCACAGTAA